The proteins below come from a single Argentina anserina chromosome 1, drPotAnse1.1, whole genome shotgun sequence genomic window:
- the LOC126791063 gene encoding meiotic nuclear division protein 1 homolog yields the protein MSKKRGLSLEEKREKMLQIFYDSQDFFLLKELEKSGPKKGVISQSVKDVIQSLVDDDLVFKDKIGTSVYFWSLPSSAGNQLRTLYSRLESELQSSKTRHVELVEQCNELKKGREESDEREEALAELKEIELKYNKLKEEMGQYADNDPAALEAMKNAIEVAHAAANRWTDNIFTVRQWCSNNFQSAKEQLEHMYKEVGITEDFDYLEMSPVPLSSVGD from the exons ATg TCGAAGAAGAGAGGGCTTTCGTTGGAGGAGAAGCGCGAGAAGATGCTCCAGATCTTCTACGATTCTCAGGACTTCTTTCTT CTGAAGGAGCTTGAGAAGTCGGGACCGAAGAAAGGTGTTATTTCTCAGTCTGTGAAAGATGTGATTCAGAGTTTGGTGGATGATGACCTTGTTTTCAAGGACAAGATTGGAACCTCT GTGTACTTTTGGAGTCTCCCTAGCTCTGCTGGGAATCAG CTAAGGACTTTGTATAGCAGACTTGAATCTGAACTACAAAGTAGTAAGACGCGGCATGTTGAACTTGTCGAACAGTGTAATGAACTGAAGAAGGGACGAGAGGAATCT GATGAACGAGAGGAGGCCTTAGCTGAGCTAAAAGAGATTGAGTTAAAGTACAATAAGCTGAAG GAAGAGATGGGGCAGTATGCAGATAATGATCCAGCTGCCTTGGAAGCAATGA AGAATGCAATTGAAGTTGCCCATGCAGCAGCTAATCGATGGACAG ACAACATCTTCACAGTGCGTCAATGGTGCTCAAATAACTTCCAGTCAGCCAAAGAGCAGCTTGAACACATGTATAAGGAG GTTGGAATAACAGAAGACTTTGACTATCTCGAGATGTCACCAGTTCCACTGAGCTCAGTTGGTGATTAG